The genomic window CCTCTCGACGAACGCCACTGCCTCCGCGACCGTGTTCACGAGGTTCGTCTCAGCGCGATTGAAAAATTCGAAGTGAACTCGCATCCCATGTGACGCGGCGAGATCGCCCGTGAGACGGACGACGCGAGCCAACTGTTCGATGGCCTCTTCGCGCGGAAACCCCTCAGGCACGCGCCGGTTCACACCGGCGCCAAATCCGACGTGCTGGCCACCGAGACTTGCCATGCGCCTGATGGCGACCGACAGATAGGACGAGATGCGGTCCATATCCACGGCAGGGCCGACGATAGGCATGTCGGGCGGAAACAGGCGGTTGTAGGCCAGCAGCGGCACTTCGTTCCGCAACAACTCGTCGCGAACCACCTGCCACTCTGCGTCCGACATGGCCGGCTTCGTGATCTTTGCGTTCAATTCCGCGTAATCAAACCCGGCTTCGCGCACAAAGCGAAGCTCTCGAGGCCCCACGTAACAACCCAGGAGCACGCGATCCCCTCCTCTTCGAAAGCGCTTGCCCTCCCATCGCTCGACGCCTGGGACACGTTTCATTTTCGTGCCTCAACAGGGTACAATGAATGCGGGCCACTGCGACCCCGTTGAACGAAAGGAGCTTGGCGTGATGAGCGATATTCAATACGTGATCAGCGTGATCGTCTACGAGGATGGCCATTGCGACGTCATGTGGGACTCGTCCGTTCCGATGGAGCACTGCTATGAGGCGCTCAAGCAAGTGACGGACGACATGGCCGCTGCGCTCGGCCCGAAGCCTCCCGCCCCTCAGAACCAGGGCGCGAAAATTCTGCGACTGAAGTGAAGAGTCGGCGTGGCGGCGCTCCGCGCTTTCACGTCGCCTCTTTCGAGGCGTAGACCGCCTCAATCTCCTTGGCCTCCTCAAAGTCTTCCGCCGTCAGGCCTCCCGCGTGCCACGTCGTGAACCGCAGCGTCACGTATTTGTAGTCAATGGAAATGAACGGGTGATGATTCCGACGCTCGGCGATCTCGGCGACGCGGTTCACAAACGCGATGGCGTCTGCGAACGATTCAAACCCGTATCGCTTCCGGATAAACTGCCCGTCCCTTTGCCATCCCGGCAACTCGGCGAGCCCCTGTTCAATCTCGCTCTCCGACCACTTCACGCGCTCACCCCCATGCCCTCTCCTCTTCTCGCATCCACAGAAAAGCTTTCAACAGTCCCATCACACTCACGGCATCTGTGATCTCGCCGCGCAGGCACATGTCGACGGCATCCTCCAAAGGAAGCCATGAGACGGTCATGGTCTCCGTGGGCTCACGCTCCGCTTCCCCTACCGACAAGTCTCGCGCGAGAAACAGGTGAGTTTCCTGCGTCGAGATCCCTGCGCTTAAGTAGGCCAACCCCAATTCGGTCCAGGACTGCGCGACAATCCCCGTTTCCTCCCGAAGTTCCCGCGCGGCAGCGACAACAGGGCGTTCGCCGCGAAACTGACCGCTCGGAATCTGCCACAAAAACCGGTCGACAGGAAACACGAATTCGTGGAGGAGTGCCACGCGGTTGCGCTCGTCGATCGCCACCACACCAGCATAATGCCCGGCGTCGACCACGCCATAGAGACCGGGTTGACCATCCGGCCTGAGCACGTCATACTCGATCACCTGAATCCAGGGATTCTGATACGCGACGCGCTCCG from Alicyclobacillus vulcanalis includes these protein-coding regions:
- a CDS encoding sugar phosphate isomerase/epimerase family protein, giving the protein MLLGCYVGPRELRFVREAGFDYAELNAKITKPAMSDAEWQVVRDELLRNEVPLLAYNRLFPPDMPIVGPAVDMDRISSYLSVAIRRMASLGGQHVGFGAGVNRRVPEGFPREEAIEQLARVVRLTGDLAASHGMRVHFEFFNRAETNLVNTVAEAVAFVERVHHPEVDLLVDFYHLVQNGEPVEELVKARGRIGYVHVADENRRWPGMSSPSVRSWLGMLRDLGYNGPVSVEANFQDPIPELRQAGEALRRLSYSSSKARSAPGP
- a CDS encoding 4a-hydroxytetrahydrobiopterin dehydratase; translation: MKWSESEIEQGLAELPGWQRDGQFIRKRYGFESFADAIAFVNRVAEIAERRNHHPFISIDYKYVTLRFTTWHAGGLTAEDFEEAKEIEAVYASKEAT
- a CDS encoding NUDIX domain-containing protein is translated as MQRHLWTILSERVAYQNPWIQVIEYDVLRPDGQPGLYGVVDAGHYAGVVAIDERNRVALLHEFVFPVDRFLWQIPSGQFRGERPVVAAARELREETGIVAQSWTELGLAYLSAGISTQETHLFLARDLSVGEAEREPTETMTVSWLPLEDAVDMCLRGEITDAVSVMGLLKAFLWMREEERAWG